GCGCCGGCGGGCAACGGCCCGACCCGGCGCATCCCGCGGGACCGTGCATCACCGCCTTCGTCGACCGGCGCCAGGGGCGCCCCCTCGAGGAGGGCATCATCATCGAGGACGCCGTGGTACCCGGGGCGGTGGCCGGGCTCCTCCCCCTGGAGCTGCTGAGCCAGCTGGCCCCGGACTGGGCGCGGCGGCGCCTGCGCGGCGGCGGTCCGTCGTCGTGGCTGCGCAGCGCGACCACCGACGGCCGCGAAGGGCTCACCGAGCACCTGCAGACGCTCCTGGTCATGGGCAACGACGACGCCGAGGGGACGATCGTGCCCGACGGTGACGACGTGCGGGTGGCGTGGCCCCACGTCGGCACCGGCCCGTACTACGAGCTCGCCAACCAGGTCGTCGGTGAGGCCGCGTCGGTCGACGGCGGCACCTTCCTGCACGACCCGCTGTGGTCGGGCCTGCTCGCCCACAGCCTGATCACGGTCCACCCGCTCGGTGGCTGCGTCATGGCCGACCGGGCGCAGGACGGCGTGGTGGACGACCGCGGGCAGGTGTTCGCCGGCCCGACCGGCCACAGCGTGCACGACGGGTTGGTCGTCTGGGACGGGTCGATCGTGGCGCGCCCCCTCGGGGTGAACCCGCTGCTGACCATCTCGGCGTTGACGGAACGGGCGGTGGCCGCCGTGGCCGCCGCCCGCGGTTGGACGATCGTCGACACTCGCGCCGGCAGCGGCGTCGCACCGGTCGACGCAACCGCGCCTGCCCCCGCCGATCGCCCGGGCCTGCTCTTCACCGAACGCATGTCCGGCTCCTGGTCGCCCACCGACACGCCCGACGTCGGCGACATCGCACAATACGAACGAGCCTCGGACGAAGGAGACGAGGCCCGTTCCACACTCACCTTCGAGCTCACCTTGTCCACCGACGACCTGCGGGCCACGCTGGCCGACCTCGCCCGACCGATGCGTGCCATGGGCACCGTGGAGGCACCCGCGCTCTGCGACGACCCGCTCATGGTGGAGGGCGGCACGTTCCAGTTGCTGGTGGCCGACGACGACGCGGATGCCACCGTGAGCCACATGTGGTACCGGCTCCCGCTCAGGGCCGTCGACGGGCGGCGGTTCCATTTCGCCGGGTTCAAGGTGGTGGCCCCCGGTGACGTGACCGACATGTGGAAGGCCACGACCTCGTTGTTCGTCACGCTGCGCCGGGACGGGCCCGAGGGCGCCGTGGTGGGCCGGGGCGTGCTGCGGATCACACCCCGCGACTTCGCCACCCAGCTGCGAACGGTGACGGTGACCGGCCCGTCGAGCGAACGCGAGCGCCTCGAGCTCGAAGCCCGCTTCGGGCGGGCCTTCGCCCGTCGTCTCTACGAGTCCTACGGCTCGGTCACGCACCGGTCCACCCCCTTCGACCGCAACGCCCCGCCCCGCCGGCGCCGCCCGCTGGACCTGCCGGCGCGCCATGAGATCGAGTACCGGGGCGCCGACGGCGTCCCCCTCCGGCTGGCGCGCTACCGGGGAGGGACACGCGGACCGGTCCTGCTGGTGCACGGGATGGGTGCGAACCCGCTCACCTACCTGCTCGACACCGTCGAGGTGAACCTGGTGGAGTACCTGGTCCACAGCGGGTTCGACGTCTGGGTCCAGGAGTGGCGGGGCTCCACGCTGCTGCCCTCGGCCTCGAGCCAGTTCACCGCCGACACCGTGGCGTACAACGACCATCCGGCCGCCCAGGCGGCCGTGCGCGGGCACACGGGCCGAGCCGAGCTCCACGTGGTGGCCCACTGCGTCGGCAGCCTGACCTGGATGATGTCCACCCTGGCCGGGACGACCGAGCCCACCTCCCTGATGTGCTCCTCGGTCGGCCTGCACCCGGTGGGGCCGCCGATCATGAAGCTCAAGGCGGGGCTGCGGTTGGGAAGTCTGATGCGCCGGCTGGGGGTGGGCATGCTCACGTCGGACTCGTACACAGACGAGTCGAAGGCGGCCCGGGCCCTCGACCTGGCGCTGCGGGCCTACCCCATCCCCAGAGCGGAGCAGTGCGGCCGGGCGGTGTGCCGCCGCCTGGCCTTCATCTACGGCATCGCGGTGCGCCACGACAACATGAACGAGCTGTCGCACACGACCATGCACGAGCTGTTCGGTCCCACCGACATGACGATGATGGTGCACCTCTCCGAGATGGCCCGAGTCGAGCGGCTGATCGGAGCCGACGGTGCCGACCGCTACCTCCCGCACCTGGAACGTCTCCGCCGGCCCATCACCCTCCTGTCGGGGAGCGACAACCTGGTCTGGGTGCCGGCGTCGACCGAGCGCACCCATGCGTGCCTGGTCGACAACCTCGGCGGGGACCTGTTCCGGCGG
This sequence is a window from Acidimicrobiales bacterium. Protein-coding genes within it:
- a CDS encoding GMC family oxidoreductase N-terminal domain-containing protein; the protein is MLRLSRPVADLKPHYDVVVVGSGYGGSIAACRLARAGRAVAVLERGRELHPGEYPATLDAAGRHVQTVSPLGTTGDPRNLYWMHVGGAMNVFSGCGLGGTSLVNANVSLRPDPRIFEDERWPRALRDDVAGLEAGYERAQAMLTPTTYPESFPPLAKMEALRTAADGAPCHPTPINVTFRAGPNAAGVHQEACTGCGDCVTGCNYGAKNTLLMNYLPDAVAHGAEIFTEVDVRWVQRGPGTGAGDDTPGRWVVRAQPLGSGRDRFGAPPLAITADLVVLAAGTLGTTTVLFRSRQRGLELSEQLGRHFTGNGDVLGFSYRPGAAVHAVGAGGQRPDPAHPAGPCITAFVDRRQGRPLEEGIIIEDAVVPGAVAGLLPLELLSQLAPDWARRRLRGGGPSSWLRSATTDGREGLTEHLQTLLVMGNDDAEGTIVPDGDDVRVAWPHVGTGPYYELANQVVGEAASVDGGTFLHDPLWSGLLAHSLITVHPLGGCVMADRAQDGVVDDRGQVFAGPTGHSVHDGLVVWDGSIVARPLGVNPLLTISALTERAVAAVAAARGWTIVDTRAGSGVAPVDATAPAPADRPGLLFTERMSGSWSPTDTPDVGDIAQYERASDEGDEARSTLTFELTLSTDDLRATLADLARPMRAMGTVEAPALCDDPLMVEGGTFQLLVADDDADATVSHMWYRLPLRAVDGRRFHFAGFKVVAPGDVTDMWKATTSLFVTLRRDGPEGAVVGRGVLRITPRDFATQLRTVTVTGPSSERERLELEARFGRAFARRLYESYGSVTHRSTPFDRNAPPRRRRPLDLPARHEIEYRGADGVPLRLARYRGGTRGPVLLVHGMGANPLTYLLDTVEVNLVEYLVHSGFDVWVQEWRGSTLLPSASSQFTADTVAYNDHPAAQAAVRGHTGRAELHVVAHCVGSLTWMMSTLAGTTEPTSLMCSSVGLHPVGPPIMKLKAGLRLGSLMRRLGVGMLTSDSYTDESKAARALDLALRAYPIPRAEQCGRAVCRRLAFIYGIAVRHDNMNELSHTTMHELFGPTDMTMMVHLSEMARVERLIGADGADRYLPHLERLRRPITLLSGSDNLVWVPASTERTHACLVDNLGGDLFRRVVVDGYGHQDVFIGADAARDTFPAVLDHLERVDA